A single Denticeps clupeoides chromosome 7, fDenClu1.1, whole genome shotgun sequence DNA region contains:
- the LOC114793880 gene encoding mitogen-activated protein kinase kinase kinase kinase 5-like, with amino-acid sequence MRYFGISEKQPTKIKPTVEQTRSTMDVVPETPLPAAFGGFSFLKHIGRGSYGDVFEARNITTGAYSAVKVQNIESQDDFTLVQQEVDILKECDHKNIVAVHTSTLREEKLYIAMEFCAGGSLQDIYEETGPLSEQEIAFVCRETLQALQYLHRSNIIHRDIKGGNILLTEKGDVKITDFGLAAKVSNSTERQKSVVGTTHWIAPEVYAAEHNGGYDHLCDIWSLGITAVELGEPEHPLFYLGSMNFPACLSDSSFLPLELKETGKWSDDYQCFVKLSLTENPVERPDSETLLLHAFVTQDGLTQSLMMELLQNKKKLKEQAVFSDSIQLSSAQLHEEDDLGWEEPPRSPQPNLWTFPAAPEPHDPAVIEDLGWEESTEFSCSPQDSLDCADTYELQDLNEDDHLQWLEDPQLHLPSMEPSGGPEEPSPDHPAASVYTERPRPPKRLLQRLRRGVTRFLKCLRRTLCCTCSASP; translated from the exons ATGAGATATTTTGGCATTTCAGAGAAGCAGCCGACCAAGATCAAGCCCACGGTGGAACAGACGCGGTCCACGATGGACGTGGTTCCAGAGACTCCACTTCCAGCTGCTTTTGGAGGATTCAGTTTCCTGAAGCACATTGGAAGAGGCTCATATGGAGATGTTTTTGAG gcCAGAAACATCACTACTGGGGCATATTCTGCAGTGAAGGTGCAGAATATCGAGTCGCAGGATGACTTCACCCTTGTTCAGCAGGAAGTGGATATCTTGAAAGAGTGTGACCACAAGAACATTGTGGCAGTTCACACCAGCACCCTGAG AGAGGAAAAGCTGTACATAGCAATGGAGTTCTGTGCAGGAGGTTCACTTCAGGATATCTATGAAG aGACTGGACCCCTGTCAGAGCAGGAGATTGCTTTTGTGTGCAGAGAGACCCTCCAG GCACTGCAGTATCTCCACAGGTCCAACATCAtccacagggacatcaaaggTGGAAATATTCTGCTGACAGAAAAGGGCGACGTGAAAATCA CTGACTTTGGACTCGCTGCTAAAGTCTCCAACTCCACTGAGAGACAGAAGTCAGTGGTTGGGACGACACATTG gaTTGCTCCAGAGGTCTATGCTGCAGAACACAATGGTGGTTATGACCATTTGTGTGACATCTGGTCTCTGGGCATCACCGCTGTGGAGCTGGGAGAACCGGAGCACCCACTTTTTTATTTGGGTTCTATGAA tttcccAGCATGTCTGTCCGACAGCAGCTTCCTGCCTCTGGAGCTGAAGGAGACGGGGAAATG GTCTGACGATTACCAATGTTTCGTCAAGCTCTCCCTGACCGAGAACCCAGTGGAAAGGCCAGATTCAGAGACTCTGCTGTTg CATGCCTTTGTAACTCAGGACGGCTTGACACAGAGTCTCATGatggagctgctgcagaacaAGAAGAAGCTGAAAGAACAGGCGGTCTTCTCAGACTCCATCCAGCTGTCATCTGCACAGCTCCATGAGGAGGATGATCTGGGATGGGAGGAGCCACCCAGATCTCCACAGCCCAACCTCTGGACCTTTCCAGCCGCTCCTGAGCCTCATGACCCTGCGGTGATTGAAGATCTAGGATGGGAAGAATCTACAGAGTTTTCCTGTTCTCCTCAAGACAGTCTGGATTGTGCAGATACTTATGAGCTGCAGGACTTGAATGAGGATGATCACCTGCAGTGGCTTGAGGATCCTCAGCTTCACCTACCATCAATGGAGCCATCTGGTGGTCCGGAGGAACCATCTCCAGATCATCCAGCAGCTTCTGTTTATACAGAGCGCCCCCGACCTCCAAAACGTCTTCTGCAGCGTCTGCGCCGGGGAGTGACCCGCTTCTTGAAATGCCTGCGAAGAACCCTGTGCTGCACTTGCTCTGCATCTCCATAG
- the LOC114793947 gene encoding tetratricopeptide repeat protein 25-like isoform X1 — MTDAKSTFFSYVAEGDQFYQKGEFSRATESYSTALAQQPQEKNCLVARSRCYVKMGDSAKALQDAEASLQEDKTFFRGLYQKAEALYAMGEFEFALVYYHRGYKLRPELHEFRWGIQKAQEAIYNCVGSPSGVKLEKKGDLSFLNEQVQKEQSKAIPPGKKVQQPHRQKTPSTERTSRQLLGELYSDKEYLEKLLKNQDVVKRKTRSGDHLQELIMGYVSYLDTCTEFWQQQRPIYARQRERKLLQQHWSRSSPPSGPMDYILSSCQDIDAALSVGNATGSLKKAREVLKKVQGFSEGDLPQKSEVLGSIYSCIGNALMDLGQMDEALENHQKDLELAEQCLNIDGKSRALVNIGRLYACTGQFTQAIKFWETSVPLTEGGLDKAWLFHEIGWCHLELRQHAEAWDYSRRLLTASQEICDELWQLNAYVLMGQAELKMGSYKSSIFHFEEALQRARLLQNDAAEEAIQKALQEARQHVSP, encoded by the exons ATGACAGACGCGAAAAGCACATTCTTCAGCTACGTGGCCGAGGGCGACCAGTTCTACCAGAAAGGCGAATTCTCCAGGGCGACGGAGAGTTACAGCACG GCGCTGGCGCAGCAGCCGCAGGAGAAGAACTGCCTGGTCGCCAGGTCCAGGTGCTACGTGAAGATGGGCGACTCGGCGAAAGCGCTCCAGGACGCAGAAGCGTCGCTGCAAGAGGACAAGACTTTCTTCCGG GGTTTGTACCAGAAAGCAGAAGCACTGTACGCTATGGGAGAGTTTGAGTTTGCGCTGGTTTATTACCACCGAGGATATAAACTGCGGCCTGAGCTGCATGAGTTCCGATGGGGCATTCAGAAGGCGCAAGAGGCCATTTACAACTGTGTGGGCA GCCCGTCTGGTGTCAAACTGGAAAAGAAAGGTGACCTCTCCTTCTTAAACGAACAA GTACAAAAGGAACAATCAAAAGCTATTCCTCCAGGGAAGAAAGTACAACagccacacagacagaagactCCTAGCACGGAGAGAACAAGCAGGCAGCTGCTGGGTGAGCTGTACAGTGACAAGGAGTACCTGGAGAAACTCCTCAAGAATCAGG atgttgtaaaaagaaaaactcgGAGCGGAGATCATTTACAGGAGCTCATCATGGGCTATGTCTCGTATCTGGACACATGTACCGAGTTCTGGCAGCAGCAGAGACCCATCTACGCACGTCAGCGGGAGAGGAAACTCCTCCAGCAGCACTGGAGTCGCAGCTCTCCTCCCTCAGGCCCCATGGACTACATCCTCAGCAGCTGCCAGGACATCGATGCAG CGTTAAGTGTAGGCAATGCCACTGGTAGCTTGAAGAAGGCTCGTGAAGTTCTGAAAAAAGTGCAGGGCTTTTCCGAAGGGGACTTGCCCCAAAAGAGTGAAGTGCTGGGCAGCATATATAGCTGCATAG gcAACGCTTTAATGGATTTGGGACAGATGGATGAGGCTCTGGAGAACCACCAGAAAGACTTGGAACTGGCTGAACAATG TCTAAACATAGATGGAAAGTCCAGGGCCCTGGTCAACATTGGTCGCCTATATGCCTGCACTGGCCAGTTCACGCAGGCCATAAAATT CTGGGAGACGAGTGTCCCTCTCACTGAAGGGGGGCTGGACAAAGCCTGGCTTTTCCATGAGATTGGATGGTGTCACCTGGAACTCAGGCAACATGCTGAAGCCTGGGACTACAGTCGCCGTCTGCTCACTGCTTCGCAGGAGATTTGTGATGAGCTGTGGCAGCTCAACGCTTATGTGCTTATGGGTCAGGCTGAAT tgaagaTGGGAAGCTACAAGTCCAGCATCTTCCACTTTGAGGAGGCGCTACAACGAGCCAGACTCCTGCAGAATGATGCTGCTGAAGAAGCCATTCAGAAG GCTCTTCAGGAGGCCAGACAACACGTCAGTCCCTGA
- the LOC114793947 gene encoding tetratricopeptide repeat protein 25-like isoform X2 produces the protein MLVLMAHCVKGLYQKAEALYAMGEFEFALVYYHRGYKLRPELHEFRWGIQKAQEAIYNCVGSPSGVKLEKKGDLSFLNEQVQKEQSKAIPPGKKVQQPHRQKTPSTERTSRQLLGELYSDKEYLEKLLKNQDVVKRKTRSGDHLQELIMGYVSYLDTCTEFWQQQRPIYARQRERKLLQQHWSRSSPPSGPMDYILSSCQDIDAALSVGNATGSLKKAREVLKKVQGFSEGDLPQKSEVLGSIYSCIGNALMDLGQMDEALENHQKDLELAEQCLNIDGKSRALVNIGRLYACTGQFTQAIKFWETSVPLTEGGLDKAWLFHEIGWCHLELRQHAEAWDYSRRLLTASQEICDELWQLNAYVLMGQAELKMGSYKSSIFHFEEALQRARLLQNDAAEEAIQKALQEARQHVSP, from the exons ATGCTGGTACTAATGGCACACTGTGTAAAG GGTTTGTACCAGAAAGCAGAAGCACTGTACGCTATGGGAGAGTTTGAGTTTGCGCTGGTTTATTACCACCGAGGATATAAACTGCGGCCTGAGCTGCATGAGTTCCGATGGGGCATTCAGAAGGCGCAAGAGGCCATTTACAACTGTGTGGGCA GCCCGTCTGGTGTCAAACTGGAAAAGAAAGGTGACCTCTCCTTCTTAAACGAACAA GTACAAAAGGAACAATCAAAAGCTATTCCTCCAGGGAAGAAAGTACAACagccacacagacagaagactCCTAGCACGGAGAGAACAAGCAGGCAGCTGCTGGGTGAGCTGTACAGTGACAAGGAGTACCTGGAGAAACTCCTCAAGAATCAGG atgttgtaaaaagaaaaactcgGAGCGGAGATCATTTACAGGAGCTCATCATGGGCTATGTCTCGTATCTGGACACATGTACCGAGTTCTGGCAGCAGCAGAGACCCATCTACGCACGTCAGCGGGAGAGGAAACTCCTCCAGCAGCACTGGAGTCGCAGCTCTCCTCCCTCAGGCCCCATGGACTACATCCTCAGCAGCTGCCAGGACATCGATGCAG CGTTAAGTGTAGGCAATGCCACTGGTAGCTTGAAGAAGGCTCGTGAAGTTCTGAAAAAAGTGCAGGGCTTTTCCGAAGGGGACTTGCCCCAAAAGAGTGAAGTGCTGGGCAGCATATATAGCTGCATAG gcAACGCTTTAATGGATTTGGGACAGATGGATGAGGCTCTGGAGAACCACCAGAAAGACTTGGAACTGGCTGAACAATG TCTAAACATAGATGGAAAGTCCAGGGCCCTGGTCAACATTGGTCGCCTATATGCCTGCACTGGCCAGTTCACGCAGGCCATAAAATT CTGGGAGACGAGTGTCCCTCTCACTGAAGGGGGGCTGGACAAAGCCTGGCTTTTCCATGAGATTGGATGGTGTCACCTGGAACTCAGGCAACATGCTGAAGCCTGGGACTACAGTCGCCGTCTGCTCACTGCTTCGCAGGAGATTTGTGATGAGCTGTGGCAGCTCAACGCTTATGTGCTTATGGGTCAGGCTGAAT tgaagaTGGGAAGCTACAAGTCCAGCATCTTCCACTTTGAGGAGGCGCTACAACGAGCCAGACTCCTGCAGAATGATGCTGCTGAAGAAGCCATTCAGAAG GCTCTTCAGGAGGCCAGACAACACGTCAGTCCCTGA
- the LOC114793948 gene encoding dnaJ homolog subfamily C member 7-like: MDSTNGDALYVRGLCLYYEDCIDKAVQFFIQALRMAPDHEKARLACRNAKALKAKKEEGNRAFKEGNFEEAYSLYTDALTIDPNNIKTNAKLYCNRATVGSKLKKLEQAIEDCSKAIRLDNSYIKAFLRRAQCYMDTEMYEEAVRDYEKVYQTEKTKEHKHLLKVAQLELKKSKRKDYYKVLGVEKNASEDEIKKAYHKRALMHHPDRHSGASAEVQKEEEKKFKEVGEAFTVLSDPKKKSRYDSGHDLEDDGGMEDFDANNIFKAFFGGPGGFSFEASGPGNYFFQFG, encoded by the exons ATGGACTCGACCAATGGCGACGCTCTTTATGTCCGAGGCCTGTGCTTGTACTATGAAGACTGTATTGATAAAGCGGTACAGTTCTTCATTCAAGCGCTGCGCATGGCGCCAGACCATGAGAAAGCTCGGCTGGCATGCAGG AATGCAAAAGCCTTGAAGGCGAAGAAGGAAGAAGGAAACAGGGCGTTTAAAGAAGGTAACTTTGAGGAGGCCTATTCCCTTTACACTGACGCCCTCACCATCGACCCCAACAACATCAAAACTAACGCCAAACTCTACTGCAATCGTGCCACTGTAGGATCCAAG CTGAAAAAGCTCGAACAAGCTATCGAGGACTGCAGCAAGGCCATCAGACTGGATAACAGTTACATCAAAGCCTTCCTCAGAAGAGCACagtg TTACATGGACACAGAAATGTATGAGGAGGCAGTCAGAGACTATGAGAAGGTATATCAAACCGAGAAAACAAAAG AACACAAGCACTTGTTAAAGGTGGCTCAGCTGGAACTGAAGAAAAGCAAACGGAAAGATTATTACAAGGTTCTGGGAGTTGAAAAGAACGCCTCTGAGGATGAGATAAAGAAGGCATATCATAAACGCGCTCTGATGCACCATCCAG ACCGCCACAGTGGGGCGAGTGCAGAGGTCcagaaggaagaggagaagaagttTAAAGAGGTGGGCGAGGCCTTCACTGTGCTCTCTGACCCAAAGAAAAAGTCCCGCTATGACAGCGGCCATGACCTGGAAGATGATGGAGGCATGGAAG ACTTTGATGCCAATAATATCTTCAAAGCCTTCTTTGGAGGACCAGGCGGATTTAGCTTTGAAG CGTCTGGACCTGGCAACTACTTTTTCCAATTTGGCTAA